A single genomic interval of Cydia strobilella chromosome 3, ilCydStro3.1, whole genome shotgun sequence harbors:
- the LOC134756323 gene encoding dynein assembly factor with WD repeat domains 1 isoform X1, which produces MKLLKIHLRYHPPGLILEYSQKGTVKNREIDLLDLNSKSDIHTLTNELYAREVLLTEDVKEQLEQCLTTLKKRVEHEGPAGKRFIPLTSRFYIYKTLMTHVLPLTNVAFDKTGERCLSGSYDRTCKVWDVESGSELATLTGHQNVVYSVSFNFPACDRVITGSFDKSAKIWEPSTGECLATLWGHNGEVVAAQFSPKGDHAATGSMDHTAKLYDVRTGDELHTYTGHSAEVIALQFDPNEGRRLITGSFDGTISMWDTRMKDRVSVLSGHEGEISNVQFNWDSSLVGSSSLDGSARLWDARQSSCLATISTHSDEVLDICFDWAGQRMATSSSDCSARIYDVKGDFKELAIMKGHRDEVSKVCFSPAGGCLLTASADRSARIWNSSTGNCRQVLSGHEGEIFSCAYSYAGDAIVTASKDNTCRIWR; this is translated from the exons ATGAAGTtgttaaaaatacatttgcggTATCACCCGCCGGGGCTGATTTTAGAGTATTCTCAAAAAGGCACTGTGAAGAACAGAGAAATTGACCTCCTGGATTTGAATAGCaa AAGTGACATCCACACACTAACCAACGAACTATACGCACGAGAGGTTCTCCTCACTGAGGACGTGAAGGAACAGCTGGAACAATGCCTCACTACGCTGAAGAAGAGGGTGGAACACGAGGGTCCGGCGGGGAAGAGGTTTATACCTTTGACTTCACG GTTCTACATATACAAGACGTTGATGACCCATGTACTCCCGCTGACGAACGTGGCTTTTGACAAGACTGGAGAACG ATGTCTGTCAGGAAGCTATGACCGCACCTGTAAAGTGTGGGACGTGGAGTCAGGCAGCGAGCTGGCAACGTTGACTGGTCATCAGAACGTCGTCTACTCCGTCTCATTTAACTTCCCCGCTTG TGACCGGGTCATAACCGGCTCCTTCGACAAATCCGCCAAAATCTGGGAGCCCTCCACCGGGGAGTGTCTGGCCACACTCTGGGGCCACAACGGGGAGGTGGTAGCCGCACAGTTCAGCCCTAAAGGGGACCATGCGGCAACTGGCTCCATGGACCATACTGCCAAGCTTTACGACGTCAGAACCG GGGATGAACTCCACACGTACACTGGGCACTCGGCAGAGGTAATCGCGCTGCAGTTTGACCCCAACGAAGGTCGGAGGCTCATCACAGGGTCCTTTGATGGCACCATCTCCATGTGGGATACTAGGATGAAGGA CCGAGTATCAGTCCTTTCCGGGCACGAGGGCGAAATTTCCAACGTCCAGTTCAATTGGGACAGTTCTCTCGTGGGCTCTTCTTCCTTAGACGGCAGCGCGAGACTGTGGGACGCTCGCCAAAGCTCATGTCTTGCTACCATCTCTACACACAGTGACGAG GTGTTGGATATCTGCTTCGACTGGGCGGGACAGCGAATGGCTACATCGTCTAGTGACTGTTCAGCGAGAATCTACGACGTTAAGGGCGACTTTAAGGAGCTGGCGATCATGAAGGGTCATCGTGATGAGGTGTCCAAG GTATGCTTCAGTCCCGCCGGAGGTTGCCTGCTGACCGCATCAGCCGACCGCAGCGCTCGTATCTGGAACTCTTCCACTGGGAACTGCAGACAG GTGCTGTCCGGTCACGAGGGTGAAATCTTCTCCTGCGCATATTCTTATGCCGGTGACGCCATCGTCACAGCATCCAAGGACAACACGTGCCGTATATGGAGGTGA
- the LOC134756115 gene encoding lysosomal Pro-X carboxypeptidase-like, translated as MWRITVILLLTLNIVKSEYKYTTNWFKVPLDHFGFQRNEEFQIKYLVNEEHWDKNGGPIFFYTGNEGQIELFAKHTGFMWDIAEEFKAKLVFAEHRYYGASMPFGNKSLDNEHIGYLTSAQALADYADLLDYLQDHQLVPKYPVIAFGGSYGGMLAAFFRMKYPHMVTGAIAASAPIHMFPGMVPCEAFHRIVTSSFNIAGSTCVENIKDSWAALRNFSTTANSSEWLQKNWKLCDPVRNATEVQELIDFLRSMYETLAMVNYPFASDFLLPLPAEPVRVVCQYLNQTLKGQALLEGIGKMLQVFTNYDGKSKCVDYKKGSDYGNLDASGWDYQACTEMVMPMCTTGEHDMFEPVPWNFTSYSKGCYDKFKVYPREQLAKIEYGGDRIQASSNIVFSNGLLDPWAGGGILNSVSDSVQAVIIFNGAHHLDLMPANPLDPDTVKITRNSHKDNIKKWISGFRDAAK; from the exons ATGTGGCGAATCACAGTAATCTTACTTTTGACCCTAAATATAGTTAAATCGGAATACAAATATACCACGAACTGGTTCAAAGTGCCGTTAGATCATTTCGGGTTTCAGAGGAATGAGGAGTTTCAGATTAAGTATTTGGTGAATGAGGAACATTGGGATAAGAATGGAGGGCCCATTTTCTTTTACACTGGAAATGAG GGTCAAATCGAGCTGTTCGCGAAGCACACCGGATTCATGTGGGACATCGCGGAGGAGTTCAAGGCTAAGCTCGTTTTTGCCGAGCACAG ATACTACGGAGCGTCGATGCCATTCGGCAACAAATCTCTGGACAACGAGCACATCGGCTATCTGACATCTGCTCAAGCCCTGGCCGACTATGCCGACCTTCTAGACTATCTTCAAGATCATCAGCTGGTGCCCAAATATCCTGTCATCGCTTTTGGAG GATCCTATGGCGGTATGCTAGCAGCCTTTTTCCGTATGAAGTACCCGCACATGGTCACCGGCGCCATCGCTGCCTCCGCGCCTATTCACATGTTCCCTGGAATGGTGCCTTGCGAGGCTTTTCATCGTATTGTGACGTCATCTTTTAACATCGCGGGGTCCACGTGCGTCGAGAATATTAAAGATTCTTGGGCTGCGTTAAG AAACTTTTCCACCACCGCCAACAGCTCCGAATGGCTCCAAAAGAACTGGAAGCTCTGCGACCCAGTCCGCAATGCGACCGAGGTTCAAGAACTCATCGACTTCCTCCGCTCCATGTACGAAACGCTGGCCATGGTCAACTATCCGTTCGCGTCGGATTTCCTGCTTCCACTGCCAGCTGAGCCAGTCAGGGTTGTTTGCCAGTATCTGAACCAGACGTTGAAGGGACAGGCCTTGCTAGAG GGGATCGGAAAGATGCTGCAAGTGTTCACCAACTACGACGGCAAGAGTAAATGTGTTGACTACAAAAAAGGAAGTGACTACGGCAATTTGGACGCTTCCGGTTGGGACTATCAG GCCTGCACAGAAATGGTGATGCCAATGTGCACCACCGGCGAGCACGACATGTTCGAACCTGTCCCGTGGAACTTCACGTCCTACTCCAAGGGGTGCTACGACAAGTTCAAGGTGTACCCTCGGGAGCAGCTCGCGAAGATTGAGTACGGCGGCGACAGGATTCAGGCGTCGTCCAATATCGTGTTCAGTAATGGGCTGCTGGATCCTTGGGCTGGAG GTGGCATCCTCAACAGCGTCAGTGACTCAGTGCAAGCGGTGATCATCTTTAACGGAGCGCACCATTTAGACCTCATGCCCGCCAACCCCCTAGACCCTGACACAGTGAAGATCACGCGCAACAGTCACAAGGATAATATTAAGAAATGGATCAGCGGATTTAGGGACGCTGCCAAATAG
- the LOC134756323 gene encoding dynein assembly factor with WD repeat domains 1 isoform X2, producing MKLLKIHLRYHPPGLILEYSQKGTVKNREIDLLDLNSKSDIHTLTNELYAREVLLTEDVKEQLEQCLTTLKKRVEHEGPAGKRFYIYKTLMTHVLPLTNVAFDKTGERCLSGSYDRTCKVWDVESGSELATLTGHQNVVYSVSFNFPACDRVITGSFDKSAKIWEPSTGECLATLWGHNGEVVAAQFSPKGDHAATGSMDHTAKLYDVRTGDELHTYTGHSAEVIALQFDPNEGRRLITGSFDGTISMWDTRMKDRVSVLSGHEGEISNVQFNWDSSLVGSSSLDGSARLWDARQSSCLATISTHSDEVLDICFDWAGQRMATSSSDCSARIYDVKGDFKELAIMKGHRDEVSKVCFSPAGGCLLTASADRSARIWNSSTGNCRQVLSGHEGEIFSCAYSYAGDAIVTASKDNTCRIWR from the exons ATGAAGTtgttaaaaatacatttgcggTATCACCCGCCGGGGCTGATTTTAGAGTATTCTCAAAAAGGCACTGTGAAGAACAGAGAAATTGACCTCCTGGATTTGAATAGCaa AAGTGACATCCACACACTAACCAACGAACTATACGCACGAGAGGTTCTCCTCACTGAGGACGTGAAGGAACAGCTGGAACAATGCCTCACTACGCTGAAGAAGAGGGTGGAACACGAGGGTCCGGCGGGGAAGAG GTTCTACATATACAAGACGTTGATGACCCATGTACTCCCGCTGACGAACGTGGCTTTTGACAAGACTGGAGAACG ATGTCTGTCAGGAAGCTATGACCGCACCTGTAAAGTGTGGGACGTGGAGTCAGGCAGCGAGCTGGCAACGTTGACTGGTCATCAGAACGTCGTCTACTCCGTCTCATTTAACTTCCCCGCTTG TGACCGGGTCATAACCGGCTCCTTCGACAAATCCGCCAAAATCTGGGAGCCCTCCACCGGGGAGTGTCTGGCCACACTCTGGGGCCACAACGGGGAGGTGGTAGCCGCACAGTTCAGCCCTAAAGGGGACCATGCGGCAACTGGCTCCATGGACCATACTGCCAAGCTTTACGACGTCAGAACCG GGGATGAACTCCACACGTACACTGGGCACTCGGCAGAGGTAATCGCGCTGCAGTTTGACCCCAACGAAGGTCGGAGGCTCATCACAGGGTCCTTTGATGGCACCATCTCCATGTGGGATACTAGGATGAAGGA CCGAGTATCAGTCCTTTCCGGGCACGAGGGCGAAATTTCCAACGTCCAGTTCAATTGGGACAGTTCTCTCGTGGGCTCTTCTTCCTTAGACGGCAGCGCGAGACTGTGGGACGCTCGCCAAAGCTCATGTCTTGCTACCATCTCTACACACAGTGACGAG GTGTTGGATATCTGCTTCGACTGGGCGGGACAGCGAATGGCTACATCGTCTAGTGACTGTTCAGCGAGAATCTACGACGTTAAGGGCGACTTTAAGGAGCTGGCGATCATGAAGGGTCATCGTGATGAGGTGTCCAAG GTATGCTTCAGTCCCGCCGGAGGTTGCCTGCTGACCGCATCAGCCGACCGCAGCGCTCGTATCTGGAACTCTTCCACTGGGAACTGCAGACAG GTGCTGTCCGGTCACGAGGGTGAAATCTTCTCCTGCGCATATTCTTATGCCGGTGACGCCATCGTCACAGCATCCAAGGACAACACGTGCCGTATATGGAGGTGA